In Trichoplusia ni isolate ovarian cell line Hi5 chromosome 2, tn1, whole genome shotgun sequence, the DNA window GGGCCTTTTTTTATTCGGACAGCAAAAGCCACCACAGCAATGATACTGAAATTATTAGttacctaataataatattgttgctTATAGGTACCTTAATTATAAGCTTTTCCGCATTCATTTCCTAAAACAGAGACCTCAAGATGATATCAAAGAAATGTCTTCTTGGAATTGACTTCGAACTCATACTGTTCGCAACAAACCGGTTTGGTTAGATTCAGAAGTCGTGACGTCATAGCTACAGCCTCAGGAACCCGCTCGGCTTGTTTGCCAATACGGTGCCAGTTGCTATAGGTCCAAATTGTATTGAGTGCAATAAGTAGGCTGGTACTAATAACAGAAACATTATTAGCAAAGCCAGTATTCGCTAGTGGATACATCTATTTAAAGAAAAGGAGTTAGAAgtacggtggagtgatgatatgcccaagatggctggcaggagctggatgcagccgaagatagatctcgatggtgtgcaataggggaggcctatgtcgtgcagtggacgaatatgggctcaTGATGCTGAGATATAATCATCTAAAGCTCATCGGCAGctgtattataaaatttgataccGCTTTCAAAATGTATCTTTTTGCTTTTGTCCGAAAGTCATTTTGTCAGTGATAGCGACAAATTCTTTGGTGCGATTCTTACAATTTCTTTCGAACAAACCTCTTTTCTCGGAATAGACTGGTGCTAATTGGCTTCTTGGAGAAAGTTGTTTATCTCCATACTTGAAAGAGGATTTTTGAACATGATAAGGACAAACATTGTACCagcacaattattattaaataaattcagtaCGGGCCGAAACACtaactgtcaatacaatgaatttatatttagatcAGTTGGCAAAATGCTTGGGAGTGTACCAATAGTCTTATTTaattccaattttaattaattcataggCCATTGTAGAGAGCGTAATTGGGGCACTGTTTGATCAACGTCGTATGTACAATAGAAAGGAGCATACCTGTCATAGATGACATATATAGTctcttgaatatattttattatcttgttttaaCGTCTAAAGGCATGCAGTTAAGCTGTCCTACGatacaaaagtttttgtataaGAAGTTAATTCTAGGAAAAAGCgactctaaataaataaaaaccacgatgagaaataatataaatgttacttatttcaccttaaatgaaaaaataatataaagatcgGATTCAgaagttctaaaaaaaataaaggggGTGAGCCATAAAATTAAGAACCGCCTTACAACAGCGACTCTGAGAAGTAAGTGTCggattttctttattattgacAGGCGAAATGTAGAGCCTTAGCTGAGGTAATAGATACGTAGAGAAAATGGAGCCTCAATTTATCGTAATATTTTGATGATCCAGCCTGTCCAGTTTAACAATTGTTGTGTCACTTGAAAGTCACCAAACAACTATCGTTTAGCTATTGTGAAAGTTCTGCTTGGCCTGGTCCCAAGTTGAAGAGAAAAGAGTACAACTCCAGTAACCATATCCAGCCAGCGAATCCTTTATCCATATCTAATATTTTCCAAGAAAGAAGATccaatacttctttatctttccTTTAACAGAAGTTGTCCACgaggatttaaattaaaaaagtaacgataaattcttaattaaataaaacttaaaggtCAATTCTTGCTTGGATAATGACGATAAGGTTATTGCTAGCCTCATCCTACTATTGACGAATTGTGAAACTTTACGTATTTTGGCACCAGACAAAAAAAGAGCGACTCGAAAGAGTTTTGACAAAATtgagataatattttgtaagtaagaaacattgttttatttttattttcaggatTTTCAGTGCGATTATATAATTTCTTCaatagtcataaaaaaataaatttatcaaactgCAAGTTTACGCGCTACAACAAAacctaacattaattaattaaataaattatatgattaTATACGATTATTGTCACATACTAACATTATAGTTTCTAACTGTAACATGTGCAGAGTGCACGTGTGTGTGATTGTGTATACCACATAGAGAAGGTTATACATGATGTtagtaaatattgaaaacgttGGAGCGCTTAGTacccaaaacaaatgaattcttATCGTAAGTAATGCAGATTAACAAGTAATAGAAAGGGTTATTACTTCGAATTAATTGAttaacccactgctgggcatatcCTTCCGTTTGTTTATGCTATTATCCTTTGACTGTTGTCCTTCTTATCAAAATTTCcttatcattaaaatgtaactaaaaatttaaggggTTCTCAAATGTGTTATTCTTGCAATTTGAAAGAGATAATTTCACCGTTTGCCGTTACTTCTATGTTTTATATGCTTTTACGTATAATTTGAAATACAATTCGTATTAAATGTCTGCAATATTTTGCGTGTTTGACATTACGGCTTTATCTCGCAGGCAATTATATTATCAGATAGTGTAATAATCTTATCTTCTAAACAGATGttatcaacaataaaaaataatgaaataaccaTACCGTTTGATTTAACGTTGTATTTGAGGCCATGTTAATAGTAAAAACCTCCGTGCTTTCAGTCGGCGATATTTTACTGGCACTAACACATTCGAACGCAcccataataataaaaaaaaacactgacaCACAAACgttcttatttcaaaacttcaaatttcAAATGCAGTTCCATAAGTGTTCGTTTATCATATTCGAACGTTATTTTTGAAGTTGGAATTCTTTTTTCGATTTTAtaacggtatttttttaagtgacaCTGTTCTCAAGTGTTCAAGTTGAGATATCGTGTCGACTGACGGACGCGTGTGCGCAGGACCGAGTGTGCTCATTGATATATAGCGACTGGATGCCTTATGAGTGTAGGTGTGTAAGTGTATTGTACTTAAAGGTCAACCGGTTTCGTGAAGGAGTAAACTGGAGTATGGGAAATGCGGATCGGAgtcgaattgttttttttttactttttactttgaGACTTTTTATAAATCAGCGTTGGCtttttatggatatttgttgattttttagtagatttttttattacaatacttGCCTATCCAATGTTACTATTTCCTTCTTCTGTCATAAATTTGTATGTTTCATAGAAAACAGTGATAACTGACTGCAATCTACTTTTTTCCCCAAAAGgtcaacattatttaaaacggTGCATAGTCTTGATCCTTGGCGTTAGTTTCTTCTCTCAGAATATAGTTCATCTAAATTTATTATAACCAGTTCAGTTCCTTGCATATTCCTGTCATCGCTCTAGTATTATAAAGGTGatagtttgtgtgtttgtatgtatgtttgtttgtagcTTCCCCACATACAACGGCGATAACAAGCTCGAAGttatttgatatgaaattaGGTGATGCCCTCGATCCGACTGCGATTAAGTTATTACTTTTGCATATTAtactttatgtataaaaataatcatattttgaataaaacttaagCGAAATAAagatcattattaaaaaaaaactgcgatAACCCAACCAAATTGTAATCAGTTGATTTACATTAATCAGTTCAGtctaatgttttcttattttattaataattaatttgttcctCATTGAGCCacattagtttatttaaaaattgataacATGGCGCCAAAGTTCAATGTTAAACTCGTCAATTTGtgataatttgcaaaaaaatatcgagACACGAGATATGTTCGagatttaaatgatataaaaaaaaacaactaattcAGTATTTTTGAGAAAACCCTAAGTGAGACCCTGTCGGGGTGCAATGCAATTTGAAACTTGCAGCTTTAACACACCTTAGCAATTTACTAAAACTAATTCATaactttcataatattattacctaCTATTTATTCTCTAGTAGAAAATAAGGCAGATGACACGTAATAATCAGTCCTTATCAAGGCTAAACGACCAGGAAACAACAGTAATGAATAATTACTAAGCTATGTCTGATCATCATTTATGAGGTCACTGGGTATAAGCAAACAGACACTACAAACAGCGTAATTAGGTATGTCGTTTAATCCAAAACTTAAATAGAGACGTGTTTAAAGAAGATAGAGAAgagaaaaatcattttcagtCATGAACTATGTAGGTCGTAGATCTAGAAGAGGTTTTGATGTCCAATAttctttcacaaaaaaacatacagacGCCTTGatatacttgaaataaaattggatatttttttatgggatcAAATGACAGCATTGACCggatttcacgttaaatgaaaaaataatcaacaaaatcaattcATCAAGTCTGAGATTATGAGGTGAGGAAGGTAAAAATGTAGGTTCGGACCCTATCGGAGTCACCATTTGTTAGTCtcctaaacattttaataggaaTGTGTCAGAACATAGAGACCacatgaaaatgattttatatctaGAAGACCGTTTTGCCGCTACAATTAGCAAAATTTCTCGCCTGGTGacaatgaaattgaattaaaatctattgaactatagtatatttataaaagaatcgTAGAAGGATTtgaggaggcctttgcctagcagtggaaCACAGGGggctaataaaaataaaatgacatacAGACTTTTTTGAAGAAGAAATTGCCATCCATGCCTTTTCTAGTAAAACTATATCAGTGTTACCCACAACAATCTCTAGTGAATCATTCACGTGAACGAAGTGAATGTTAATAACGTAGTGTTATGTCAGTTTGTGGGTCACCGTTGTATGAATGTATGTGTTGTGTGGATGTATGGGTTGTATGTGATATCATACACGGACAGTTCCGTCTCGTCTTGAATTTACGTAACCCGATTTTTGATAGGATAgtattttgttcgtttttaatGTGAGTGAAGATGAGTCCTTGATCGTTAGATAAAgtacttttggaataaaatgttgtaagtaaaatgttcCGAAGAAGCCCCAAAAACGAAAGCCAAGTTTGTAATGTAGATAGTTTTGGTCTTCTCAAACAAATGTTGATTAGCTAGAGACAATTTCGAAAAagaacaattatttaataatattctgttatttttttgttgtaactcacACTTTGcctaaatttacaattattggtATGCCGAAAAGCTGGTTTGTTTATGTCAGATAGGAACTTATGCCGAACTCAATCTCAAGTAGGGAACCTAgagttaaaattatgtattttttataatttgtaacttCAAcaactttttatcattttttaatgaCAACGTGTGAATTTCGGttataggtacaaaaaaaatcatcctATATTAACATAGTGAGATAAAAGATTACACAGAGTACCTATCAGCTAACTACATatgaaatttcatcaaaatttgtcTAGCCGTTTAGGCTTGAAgagtttacaaaaatacacacatatttcGTGTATTGTATAATGTTGGTATGGAATGACGTTTTCGGAAATGTATCAAATCAAAAGCTTGCACTCCGACAAACAGCAGAGATTtaataaagagaaaagaaaaataaaataaatatgatgtatTATTTATTCTCAGCAAAATCCGCGGCAAAAGACATACATAGTTTTAATGAGTTCACAACAATGACCCTATTGTTATAATCCTATGCTATCTGTAAACTAATGAAATTACGATaagaaattcaatttacaataatGGCAATTtagatttgaatattattattattaaatcaggTATGATACGAGACCGTGTGATATTATGGTATTTAGTAACTAAATTATTAGATAtgaataaactagctgttgcccgcgacttcgtccgcgtggtcagaagatacaagttaggattttttgaacgggagccctcgaagataaataattttccctgttttttccacactTTCCATTGTACCTCGCATTGTCGCTCttatcagtcgcagcgtgatggtataaagcctaaaaccttcctcgatgaatggtctattcaacgcaaaaagattttttcaatttaaaccagtagttcctgagattagcgcgttcaaacaaacaaacaaactttatatattagtatagagtgtaaaagtatagattagtatagatataatgGAACTCAGTTAGTTGTTAATAACGATACTTGTAAAGGTAATGCAAACTGCCTAGTTAGTTGTAACGATGTTATTGAATGTAGTTTATCGTGCATAACTATTATAGGTAATagtgtattattaaaaactagccgAAGAACGCGGCTTCACCTGTATCGGATATCGCTGTGAAGTATAGTTTCATGACGTTCGGTTAATTAGTTTGACTTACAAACGTAAACGTAACGTAGTAGGCGTGAAAGCcttacatacaaacttacattcacatttattactagctgttgcccgcgacttcgtccccgtgggtagaagatataagttatgatttatacctgccctgtttttttttacattctccattgtatctttgctcctattggtcgcagcgtgatggtttatagcctaaagccttcctcgatgaatggtctattcaacacataaagtatttttcaatttggactagtagttcctgagattagcgcgttcaaacaaacaaactcttcagctttatatattaagtatagatatagattttagtAGGAAAGTGGGGATTTACACAagggttatttaaaataaacagtagcACATCTTAGGCttcattttgaaatagaaaTGTACATGTACAATTACGGCTCAACGGCTGAATAGGTTGTTATCCaccaattgattttttttataacttattttagttaaaggatttaaaacaaaaacatatgtaaattttaatttaagtcttgAATTTAGGCACCCTTAGACACTGCAGTGTTCACGATGTGATCCTGAGAGTTACCAATTTCGCAGCGAGAGTATCGTAGATACCTATTTATAAACGGAAAAACAATATTGGTGTGATATTTGGACTACAAtctagtttataaaataaataaatgcggacaacatcacatacattgttctgaacccaaagcaagttgctaaagcacttgtgttatggaattcagatacaacgaaggtaccacaaacaccctgACCCGAGACAAGCAggaatgtgaatttttacattgacccggccggggatcgaacccgggacctcagagctagcgacaccttgaaaccggtgcgtgcgccactcgaccacggaggtcgtcgaaagtcgctagtttaaaaatataaagctctaaaaataatttaaaacattagtaaAGGTCATCAAATGTAAATTTACAAAGAAATGACTCCAAATTCCAACGAGCAATACAGTGTAACATTTCGTTATATCATTatgacataacaaaaaaaaaacatctgataATCTTTACGCTCGAAGTACTAAACCACTCATATGTCAACGATCGTCAAAGTCCGTCAAACTTCGGCTATATTCGTATTGGCGCCACTACGATATTAAAATGAGTCAcaagtactttaaaaattaagcCTACCTACATTTAAATGCGTCACGAAAGTAAGACTTCATGAGTCACTGGTTTCTCAAGAATTCCAATACCTCCACGTATGcgaatacatttaatatttgcaCAGTTACCAACAAGTCTTATAagcattgtggaagcgagatagagcaaTACGAGATGTAGAGCGCCttctcttttccacaaatgcAGTTACTTAACGATGGTCATAGACCCCTCAAGTTACACAAACCAGAAGTTACATACGTAGTATTTATGGCTAccgaattttatcaaaacaaaaacgggtatacgaaattaaactgtaCATGGTCAACGTTAAGATTCataattgtttgaatgtttattttggtGTTGACCGTTTGTAAGCAATGTAATCTCGGgtttgtgttgtgttgtcaggttatatgtacatatattgtttatctttgttttagCTCCTTACGCATATGCAAATATTAGACTTGTGgtagaaaatgtagaaaagCGAATATTACAAGTTCCGTAAATCTTCTTGACTTAGTAAAGAAATgtagtattttatattcaaagaatttttcaatttttttttgaagggaaatttttatccaaaaaataGTAATAGATTTTCTTAATtctaaaaagaaagaaaaaacaaacaataattaaaaacattgctACAGCTATTACTCAAGAATATGTTTCTTACTTTTTACTTTCCGTTAAAAGCATGATATTCACATGCCTTTAATCATGAGTAATTTACTACATATTTCATATTGTCAAAAAGTACCAAAAGTAAAATACAATCCAACCaatgaataatatttcttaatgtTTAACAGAggcaatatattttacatatacttatcatttatttaaagattcTAATTTATAATGACTTAGAAAAAACTCGTTGACACAGAACGCAAATTGGAGCTCACTAGGAAAGAATGATGCAGTCGTGTCTATTCTAGAATCAAAGTcgttaaaaactaattaaataacaattaattcaaTTGTTACTCCGTCTAAGTATGTCCAAGGTAGTAAAGTGTGGAATAAAACTGGCAGAATTCttaaataaagtcaaataatttaatttgtgactGATTTACTGGCCGGACTATGAAGTACTAATGATTTTCTCCACCCTGGAAAAGGCGGATAGGTGTATGGAACTCTTACCGGCTCCGAACACCCGATAGCTTACCCTCTCTCGTACCTGGGAGTGCGATGCAAGCTATCGCAATCCCAGACAAGCGTATTTCAAAATAACTGAACTGTGTAATGTTAAGGTACTGACTCACTTGACATGGTGTAGAATAGGATGAATAAGGACACTTCAGGGAGTAGACACATTATACATATTGACACAAGAacctattaaaaattaaattatctcaaACTATGCGAAATCTTAATGGACGACAAATGCTCAAGACGTAGAGATAAAAACAGCGCAACAAATACCACAATTTAAGTACAAAACCTGGATGCCAATTGAAAAGGATGCGCTCTTGCCATGTGACGTAGGTTCTGACTGTCTACTACAATTTGTTCAAGCAATATTATTCCAGTTGTGAAAGAGggacagcgcattacacggTATAGAGCAACGTCTCTTTTCTACATGGGCGTGcttactttaaaaggtggtaTTAAGTCCTGGATTGTTTGACCGCAAGCTAAATAATGTGTGGAATGTTGAAGGATGGCGCCAGCACGGTACCTTGAATGTATAATGTGTGGAATCAGTCAACGGCTCAATTCGGATCTTTATGTTTgaggacattttttcttttgagaTTTTCCTGCTTGCAGAAGCAGGAAAATGTCCAAAGTAAGTATTAAACGaacaaatacaattatgaaAACAACTGGAAGGTGGGATGGGAGCCCTTTACCCCGCAGTGGGACggcttataataaaaatacaaaaaatgtttgtatattatacatattacgTTCAATGGTTATGACCGAATACTATACGTCAATCCATTTTAAGTGACCCTAATGACATGCTGGTGTCATCACATTACTATATAAAAGCAGAAGGACCTTTCACAATATAAGtactaataaaatttcaatgctTAGAAGCAGTTCTTTCTTCAAGTGCACGTAAAACCGCGTGGTAGAGTTTACCACATCAACCGCTAACGACAGCCTGAGCATGACTTGTCAAAAAGCGTtctgtgattcacgaatgcatGTTCCGAGTCTAGGTGTCTAGTGCATTTGTCTTGAATGTATGAGCAACTGTGGTGTGTGGGAGGATTGTCAATGTTATAGTAACATCAGTATACTGTCTGGCTCTCACAGTTCAGAGATACAGGCTTGTGATTGACGTACATACAGCGAAACCTAAGGAATAGCTTTCTGTTTCCACCTCTTTAGTATGGAAccctacaaaaacaataaaccaTAAAGTTACATTAACCATAGTCTAAACACGACCGAAGCATATTGTAACGATATAAAAAATGCCAATTGTCTTAACAACCATACATCTCTAACTGTAAATAGAAAGAGATTGTAACAAACAAAGCGGCCACAGTTCTCTTTAATGAAATGATTTCACATAACCGTATTTATAACTGAGAGGTCACATGAACTATGTAGTAAAACTATGCAAAAAAActatatacttaaaaaatactgaTCACTTACTTGAATAGATGCCGGTAGTTACCGCAATTCAACATCGATTCGGCTTTATGGACACTGGATAAAAGTCCCAAAGCCTTCGTCTTCTCCATAGAAACAAGTCACAGTCACATCAGTTCGAACGCAGGTGCAATGTTATTcgtaactaaaaacaaaatttgaagaCTTGGTTAATAGTTTCTTATAGTATACTTTGGACATAACACCTTCATTGATTAAAAATGGTACACTATGGATGTTTAAGTTtcgatttcatttcattttactttcGTTTCTATCATAGCCCTTGGCATTCCGTAAATAGCTAGCTACATGCGTTTTCTTCTAAATGTATCTAGTCACAAATCGTATAGagatttaatgatttttattagaatttgagcaacaattttgaatattttaaaggcCTTTCATTTATACACCAAGAATACAGTAAGGAATATATTTAGTCTTAGCATTTATAAGAAGATAACGTTTAAGAAGTGACATACTATCACCTAGCATAAATATCTTATTGTAATTGGATCGATAAGAAACTGAAGCAACCTTAACaattaagaaatacatttaagtaaaGTACATAATCAACTACGAATTACTATACGATGTTTCTTATCGTGGGATCTTAgatattttagtttctttttcaaattcCTCATAGCGTTCACTGTGGCCCAATATTCGTCAGCAAGTTGTCTTAAACTTTGCCGACACCCGACCTCCTCTTTTGCACCATTCAGTATTGTTGCCACTGTAACTACTGTTTGCTGTTCACACAACTGTACTTCTGAAGGATTCATTTTGATTTCAGTCTCGTAATATCTGTTAATTAAATCCATTCATTTTCTTTAGTAAATTTCTTGCTGTTATCTATTTTCGAGATACACGATAGATTTGATATTGGTTTCAATGACACGTTATAGTGTAAACATCAAAACCATAGGATAAAAATTATCTCCTAAATAGATTCTATTGGTTTTAtgtacaaaactttttacgattaAGACATTTTATCTTTGATTAAAACGAGTTTTTATATCTATAGAGATACGAAACCTCATATTCGTTTCGATcataacaaaattcatttttgaataatatgtCAATCGTTGTGACACCTCCAAACATTTTGACAACATTGTTCacgatacaatattattttattgaaaaaaaaccaaaatgaATATTCCAGAGATAAAATCTTATGAAGAACAGGCAATTGACACCGTGGTCACAGTCATCAATAGAGCTAAACAGAAGCTAGGGGTACGGCAAACTTTGAAGCAACTTGCCAGTGAGTACTGGAAAACGCTTCACGTTTTGACCTCCATAAAACACCGGACAGGAGCGAGTCATACTCGCGACACCGGGGGTTCCGCAAAAATGGGCCAAAAAACCAAATTGTCCAAACACGTTGTTTTCCCATCAAATTTTTGAACGTAATTATTGCTTAGCCccgattatttttgttgtttttttgttattgcagcaacagaaatgcatcatctgtgtacatttcaactgcctagctatcacggttcctgaCATAGATACTGGTGACAAATGaacagacacacagacaaacaATGGAGCCTTAGTGAGCTGTTAATACCCTTCATGtacagaacaaaaacaaacgcTTAAACATACGGGGCCCTGCAAAATCTTCTAATCCTAGAAAGAGAATTTTGGAAATTCAACACTTTATAGTAAGTACCGACTTACTCTTATAGTTGAATTCCCAAATTTCACTAGGGTTTCACAGAATATATCATGGCAGAATTGGAAAAAGCAAGAAACAATCTAGCAATCCAGTACCTTTTAAAGTCTGTTTAAAATTCCCTGGTCCTAAAATTGCCTCATCTTTGCTGCAATACGATTTTCTTCCAACATTTTTTGATTACAATGTATGGAATTGCAGTTTCcctaatttgaattatttccaTTTGGTCTCAAATCTCTAAAATTCCTGATCAAGTCACGAGAATGTGCGAAACTAGTCCATTTTATTCTTGGCATCACAACTTAATTTCTTCAATATCTCATTCCAGACAGCCGTGACTTCGCCTGCAATGCTAAGCTCTCCCTGAAGGCTATTGGCCCGCCGTTCGCCATCACCAGTGAGGAGTTCATCAACTCCACCATCGAAAAGAAATGGAAGCTCGGCTCTACGTTTATGTACGTGGTCAAGTATATGGGAGGGTCCAAGGATGAAGCGTCTCAGTATTATTACTTTGAGGTTGGTGCACTATTGGAAAACTGAACAGTTTGCAAGATATTACCTATATGAGCGTAGAGATAGGATAGTTATATAATGAGAAACAATAGAAATGCTGGTCCTGCAAAGTGACAACCACGAACTAGCAAACGATCTAAACTGAGTTATTGTcctatgtttgtttttttgtgtccATATAttccaatattataaaacctggatagtttatttgtttaaacacgctaatctcagaaacagctggaccgattagaaaaaatatttcagtgttataAACCGCATTCAATGAGAAAGGCAGAGGATAGAATGCTGTGTTCGAAAGCTATTAACCCGATTTTAAAATcccaactaaaataaatgtatggccatgcggacgaagtcgcggaacGGCTagttattaagaaatttaacatttcataATCCCTACTTTATCAGACGTAGATGTAGATGGCATAATCATAAGAGTTTTAAAGTGATCAATTTGTTGATCAAATGTTCATTgctgttaattttaattatatgattCAGGTGATCTTCAGCCAGCCGACTGTCACCTACCCAATTCCGATGGCTACAGTTTCCGTATTCTTCAGACTTGAAGACAAACATATTGAACCGCCATCTGAACGAGGTGTGCCATTGGTAAGGGAAGAATTATCCTATCACATTTCATGAGTTTGTCATTAGGACTTGTTAGTGTCCAATCACCTTATAACAGTTACGggcaatattaataaacaaggAACAAACAATGTTTGTCCGTCCATATTTAATGTTCCTTTTAAGATTTTCCTAGatctactattattatatttcaccTAAAAATAACCGGCATCGGGAACAGGGTTCAAGG includes these proteins:
- the LOC113500968 gene encoding uncharacterized protein LOC113500968, encoding MNIPEIKSYEEQAIDTVVTVINRAKQKLGVRQTLKQLANSRDFACNAKLSLKAIGPPFAITSEEFINSTIEKKWKLGSTFMYVVKYMGGSKDEASQYYYFEVIFSQPTVTYPIPMATVSVFFRLEDKHIEPPSERGVPLMWFRVEGQHVDHDIRYVALTADWILAVIKMKIKLFQRIEEIRLF